The Nicotiana tabacum cultivar K326 chromosome 5, ASM71507v2, whole genome shotgun sequence sequence TATACATGAGATTTCCACCAAGATTGACTTCACCTTCTATTAATCATGTGTGCAGATTAAATAAAAGTCCTTATATGGACTCAAACAGGTTTCACGACAGTAGTACGTGAGACTCACTGGTGCACTcaatttagttcatttgctaaaacatcagactaaacatgcttaagtgttttagttcatttgcaaaaacttcagactaaacatacttaagttttttagttcatttgctaaaacttcaaacTATACATGGTTAAGTTTTTGCCttgtagtatgtaattttctaaagagtTTTTTGCTAATACATGCCAAAGTTattttgtttatttgctaaaatttcatatcaaaacatgctgaagttttgtaacgcagtctacagttttgtcctgagttttatacgaaacttcagtctaaacaagctgaagttttttagttcatttgctaaaacttcaacctaaacatgcttaagtttttgtcctgcagtttgttaatagtcttttattaaagaagggcaaaattatctttttaaaatatttttaacaaaaaaaatggaTACGAATGCAAACGAAAAAACAAAACGGTATAGGTTAATTCTCCATTTTAATTCTTGAAACACTTGGTTTAAATCCAAATAGCGCCTGGTATCAATTTCATATGGAGCCCTTTATATGAAACCATTGACTTCCATTAAACATTAAGATTATTTGTGATAGAATCCCAAAAGGAATCAACCGTTTAAAGAAAAGTTCCAATCCCATTGCATTTGTTCATTGGAAGAATCCATGGTAGGCTCGGCGTATGTATGTGATGCTTAAATGGATATAGATCATAGATATATATAGATGTAGATGGATAATATAAGTCTAGGATAGAGATCAGCACGAGGCATTCTATACTAGTCTATGAGTTATGGTAAAGTTGTCTTGGAACAAAGACACATTTCAATTGTCATACTTctaaaaaatgagcaaacaaatggAAACTGCTGATAAAATATTACTGAGAAAACAAACTGCAACGACAATGACACTATTTATCAAAAAGAGAGTCCAACCGAATTAGATACAGAGTAAGTTAAATTCCAAAACATAGACCAAAACGTTATTAAAGATATAAAATCCCATAGTCAAAAAAGTACAACACCATGGTAACTATGAGATTTGTTTATgttatttgtggcttgaattatttccttgtatttttaggaaacccatagtccctataggtttaggaaaactCATTGCCCTAATAGGTTTGGGAAAGGAAAACTTATAGTACTTGTTAAATTGGAAAACCTTTCTCTTATATGTTTGGGACcttttgggatctatatataggggttgtagttggggattctatagattgtattgtgcttttcttctcattcatattGGAAAACTCTCTATACGTTTTccccgaggattaggcttagccgaacctcgttaaatccttgtgttgatttttcttctctatttgttttgtgtgtgattgtgtgatagttaacccacgatattccgcaacaattggtatcaaagGAAGGTTCGGATTTCTACATATAATCTAGGGTTAAGATGTCTTTATCATCTTCAACAAAGTACGAAGTGTAGAAATTTGACGGAGGTTCTAGTTTCAGTCTATGGAAGATTAGGATAAAATCATCCCCGGTGTTACAAGGATTATTGAAAGCAATTGATAAGGATTTTCCTGAAGATATGAAAGAGACAAAGAAGGAAAACCTGAAGGAGAGGACTTTGAGTGCGATCTTCATGAGCGTTATAGATAACGTTATTCGGGAACTTACTGAAGAAACTTCTGCAGTAACGACATGGAAGAAGCTGGAAGATTTGTATTCTAAGAAATCGCTGACAAACTATCTCTACCTGAAAAAAAGGTTATACAATCTTCGTATGAATGAAGGTACACCTATTAAAACTCACCTTGAtgagtttaattcaattataatggaCCTGAAGAATGTAGATATCAAAATTGAGAGTGAGGATCAGGCCTTGATGGTGTTATGTTCTTTACCACTGTCTTATGATACTTTTGCTGATACATTGCTTGGGAAAGACAGCATTTCACTAGAAGATgttagtaatgcactaaaatTTAAAGAGTTGAAAAAGAGCTTTCCGGACAACAGAATTGAGGGCGAAGGTCTTGTGATTAAAGGAAGAACACAACAAAAGGACTTTAATAGGAAAAAGTCAACCGTAAGATCAAAGTCTAGAGTAAGGAAGCAACactgttatgagtgcggggagtAAGGTCACCACAAGAGAGATTGTACTAAGCTGAAAGAGAAAAGAGGGAAGCAGAAAATAGATAATTCAGCAAATATTATGGACACTGGCAATAATTCTGATAATAGTGACTATGTAGGGGAAGTTTGTGCTGTGAGTTCTAGTCATGGGCAAAATTCTTGGGTTCTCGATTCTGGTGCTACTTTCCACATGTGTCCTCATAAGAATTGTTTTGCAACTTACAAACAAATGAGTGGGACTATCTATATAGGAGATGATAATCCATTACCAGTAGAGAGGGTTAGTAACATCAAATTGAGAATGTTCTACGGAATTATCAGAAACATTGAGTGTTGGCATGTTCCTTGGATAAAGagaaatttgatttctctttcaacTTTGGATGATCAAGGGTATAAATTTCACTCCGAGAATGGAATACTTAAAGTGTATAAAGGCTCCATGGTACTCATGAAGGGTAAACTATATTCTAAATTGTATCATCTTCAGGTTAGTGTAGTTGAAGGGGAAACTGCTATAGCTTCCGGGAAAAGTGATCTGAATGAGTTTTAGTTGTGGCACTTGCGACTTGGCAATATGAGTGATAATGGATTGTCTTTGTTGAGTAAGCATAATTTGATGGGTACAAAAatcaagttttgaatttttgtgagcatTGCGTGTTTGGTAAACGGACAAGGGTAAAGTTCATCGAGAAGGCCGAGCACAACACCAGAGACAAGTTAGATTATATACACTCTGACTTGTGAGGTCCAAACAAAGTTCCCTCCAAGAGTGGTGCCAGGTATTTTatgaatttgattgatgattactcaaggatGGTATGAGTGTATTTTCTGAACACAAAAGATGAGGCATTTTCGACATTTGTTAAATAGAAGACGATGGTTGAGAGGCAGACGAAAAGAAAGATTAAGCGTCTTTGAACTGACAATGGGTTGGAATTTTGCAATTCTGAGTTCGATAATTTCTGCAGCAGAGAGGGCTAGTGAGACACCGCACTTGTGTCTGAACACCACAGCAAAATAGTGTTGTAGAACACATGAATAGAATGCTTTGTGATAGGGCATGAAACATGCTTTCACATTTATGAGTTAGCAAAGATTTTTGGGCTGAAGCAATCAATACAGCTTGTTATTTGGTCAATAGATCTCCATCCACAACTATTGAGttcaaaactccttttgaggtatgGTCCGGTTCGCCTgctgattattcaaatttaaggatATTTGGTTGTCCTGCTTATGCTCATGTGAGGGATCGAAAACTTTAGCCAAGGGCAAAGAAGTGCATATTTCTAGGGTATGCAACTGGAGCGAAAGGTTACAAGTTGTGGTGCACAGATCAAAAGACTCTAGGGCTAATTATTAGTAGGGATGTAGCATTCAATGAATCTTCCTCACATGACAGACAGAGGGAGAcgacaatagcagaaatagatcgTGGTGTTAGTGATCGCATAGAGCTAGAAATTGAATCTCCACTAGCTCAACCCAGTAGTTCTAAAGTAGAGGAAGTGGAGGAggtgcaaaatattgatcaagacgATAATGTTGATGCACATGCACAACAACAACCATATAGCATTGCAACatgcagagagagagagagtgatcAACCGACCGCAAAGGTTTGCAAATGTAGTTGATGGAAATCTTCTTGGATATACGAATCTTGTGGGATTTGCTTTGGTAGTTGCAGAGACCACTGATGCATTTGAGTGTTATAGTTATCCAAAAGCTATTTCGGGTACAGAACCAAATCGACAAATTAGTGCTATGGCTGAAGAGATTAAGTCTCTTAACAAGTTTAGGCGTTGCGTAGACTTGGTTGATGAGTGCGGCAATCAATAGAGCCATTGCGAGGGCTGAGGGAAAGGTAGAGAGCTGTTGTTCCTGTTAATGAAGAGAATTCAAACCAAGGGGAAGATTTGTTATTTTTGGTTTaaattatttccttgtatttttaggaaacccataGTCCTCATAGGTTTAGGAAAACCCATTACCCTAAtagattttggaaaagaaaacCTATAATCCTTGTCAAATTGGGAAACCTTTCTCATATATGTTTGGGACCTTTTGAAatctatatataggggttgtagttggaaattctatagattgtattgtgttttacttctcattcatagtgaaaaactctctctgcttttgcccggaggattaggcttagccgaacctcgttaataaattcttgtgttgatttttcttctctatttgctatGTGTGTGATTGTGTTCTAGTTAACCCACGATATTCTGCAACAGTTTACTTTAGTATACCGAAAGAAGGGTAATGAAGTGATTTGCGAGGACTGAGTTGAAACGTCGATTCAAAACTTAAGCGGGAAAATTTATAGTAAAGTACCAAACACCACAGAGAAAGAATTTTACAGTAATTGGTGAATTGGAAATTATGATAATTAACTACTGCAGAATTCTTATACAATACGTCGCATTTCACTTATTTATTCACTTGATTAAGACTCGATCTTGGTCCAATGATTGTACCGCCAGTATTCATTAGTCACTTGATTAAGACTCGATCATACTTCTGGCGAAAGATGGCAAAATGAATGCTGCTTTGTGAAtctgaaaaaaaaagacaatttgAAAAGAGTTAATTATAAAATTTGACTAAGAACATAAAGtacaataagaaaaaagaaattgagaTATGAAGTTACATCAGAGTTGTAGAACTTGAGAGGTGCTAATTTGGACTTGACTTGAGTTGTCTCTTTGTCAATTGGATTTACTGGATTCTTGAAGTCAACTTCTGGTCCTTCAGTAGAACAGAGCATATAACCAATCACACCGCTGAAATCAAAATAATTGATCAGTATCAGTTTAAAAAACTTAAACACACCTTGAAgagtaaaagaaaagaatttgGTTTTTCTTGGAACTGATTCTCCATTTCTTGACAATTATAGAATCAAAACTTCCAATTTTAtaggaagagagagagaaaaatacGTTGGATATGTTGGAACAGTAGTCCAAGCATAGTTGACAGAGCCCTTAAAGACTTGACGACAGTTAGCAATGATTTGCTTAATAATATGCATATGAAGCCAAATGCTTTCAGCCTGTGTGCATACAACTCCTCCTGGCCTTAGGGCTTTGGCTACTGCCTCAAAGAATGGCCTCTCAAACAAGTCTTTTGCTGGACCtgaaattatattattttagaaaacTATCAGAGTTACGTTTATTAGTAGCTTATTTAATAAGAATAGTCTTGGTATTAAGTAGTAATAGAGTACCAATGGGATCAGAAGAGTCCACTATAATAGCATCATAATATCCTGCTTGTGCGGCCTTTACAAATGCAGCCCCTGAAATAAAAAGAACCAATGGCAGGTGAATTAACCACACACAAAAaggtaaaaattaaataaaataaaagtaaaagataaaataaaaacgAGATTATCAAATACGCACCATCTCCAAGGACTAGGGTTACACGAGGATCGCTAAAATTAGCAGCAAGATAAGGGAAAAATTTTCTAGATACCTGTAAAACggaaaattttgttttaattctttTAGAAAAATAAGAATCTAAATCATTTTTTTATGTGAGTAAAAGAAGTTTGACTTACATCAACTACCACGTCATCGATCTCAACAATGTCAATTTTTTCGATTGTAGGATAACGAAGCATTTCGAATAATGTAAAACCAATTCCTCCGCCGATGATCAAAACCTTTTTAGGGTTTGGGATGGAACCAAGTGGAAGATGAACAATCATTTCAGTGTATGGAAATCCACCATTCTCTGTGTGTTGAATTGCTCCATCCAAAGTCAGAACCTTCCCATATGTTGCTGACTGTACGTACACGtgcaataaattaaaaataaacgaAAAATACCACTTTAAATATAATCATACATGAGCTTGACTATTAGTATTAATTAATTACCTCAAAGAGCATGACATCTTGGTAATCAGACTTCCCCTGGAATAGTAACTTCTCAACCTTAAGTGAGAATGCTTCACCTGCAAAATTCGATTTATTTCAAATTAATGTGTCGAATAATATGCGAAGTTAACTGCTTACTTCATCCCAATTTTATGTGataatttttcctttttagttAGTTCCTAAAGATATAGCTCTCTATagtaacaatttaactttaaactttttatttttaaactcaGTGCTTAGTCAAACACCATCATCTAAATTATACGCAAAGCAGAATACAAGAGTACGATGCATTTGAGTTTCTTTCTTAGTACTAACCTGGCCATAATGCGCTAAACTCTGAAAACCAACCAGGCTTAATAGAGTTGGAGCTTCCCAGTAGCTGTAGCTCGTTGCCGTTGTCATGGCTGATTGTCCCATTCTGATGGCCGTTCTGATGCTCGGAAGTGCCATTCTGGTGGCCGTTTTGGTGTTCGGAAATCCCATTCTGGTGGCCGTTCCGATGTTCGGAAGTGCCATTCTGGTGGCCGTTTTGGTGTTTGGAAGTGCCATTCTGGTAACCGTTCATGGGAATGGCACCATTCTTGAAGATAGTAGAGCCATTTGTGTTGGTAGATATGACTTCCATTTTCCAAATTAAACTAAGCAAATTGGAGAAGAGAAAGTATTATGGTTTGTATTTTCTGAAAGCTTGATGTACACTCCCAATAAACATATCTATGCATTTAAATACAATTTGGACACCGAGGAGTGGAGGGCGGAACTCGATATAATAGAGTTAAAAAATCATTACAACGTGCATGGTTGGACTGTCATTTTGGAACTAAAATATAAGTTTTGTCTCCGTGCAATTATtagtaaagtttttttttttaaaaaataaaccaatcACCCAGGTATCTATCCCCTGTGGTGTTGGGGGTTTAGCTGGACCCATACCATGTCTATTATATAAACAAAAAAAGGTTACACTGAGGGGAACATAAACCTTACCTCGGAGCTACCTTTTTACCTAAGGAGAGGAAGAGTCTATGGGCAAAAATACATATTAGACGATTTCCTCTCACTATACACAGAATtaacttacaaaaaaaaattagatttttcataTCTAATTCTAAAATAAGGGACCTGCCACATATCCATGAAGAAAGGGCCCTTGGCCGCTTTTGATACCTGTCTAAAATCTGTATGAGTGATACCTTCGTTAGCTCTGGTGGCCTCTTTAGCAAACCAGTCTGCCACTTGATTTGCTTCGCGAAGGCAATGGGTAACAGGTGTCCTGCAGGTGTCCAGAATCTCCATTAATTTCTCGGTCTCTTGTTTCAACTTGTTGTTGCTTAGATTTTTGGTCTGTAGTATGTCATAGATCATCCTCGAGTCAGTTTCCACAATGAAGTTTGATATTCCTTTGTATTTGCACCATTCACACCCATACTTGATGGCTTTCAATTCTGCTTCACTGATGTTATTATAGATTATAGGCATCGAAAAAGCCATGACAAAGCCTCCCTCTTCATCTCTGAGAATCCCTCCAATCCCTGCTTTCCCAATTTGTTTGTTAAAACTTCCATCAGTATTCAGCTTTAGGTACTCCCTGGGAGGCATCTCCCATACCACACTCTTCCAAATAGGGACAGGTTTAAGATGTTTAATGATCTCATAATTTTTGTGCCAGTGATAATGGGTCTTAATAGTGGGGTATTTCTTGTTGATTGCAGAATTAATATTCCAAATGATTTGAGACATCCTTTTGTACAGCACAAATTTCTTACTTTCTCCAAACTTGCAAGATGTATAGTTTCTCCATAGCTCCCAAGAGATAGTGAGATGAATAATGTGAAGGATCATTTCATGGATTATATTCTTTGGTTTCCTCTGCCACCATTGAGTGAGAACACTACTATTGGAAGTAGTTTGATGTCGAACACCTAGAGGATTTCCAAATAATTCCCATAAATTTCTCGCGGCCTCACTATCAAtgaaaacatgatacaaactttcTGATTGTGGGTTGCTACAATAATTGCACCTCGATGCCTGTTGATTGTCAAATTTCTTAATGGTGTCATCAAAGGGGAGCTTTTTTTGTATCATTATTCAAACTATGAAGGACATTTTGAAGGGTATACAATCATGCCATACTTTGCTCAGAAGAAGATTTTTCTGGTTGATAATTCTAACAATGTGCCAGGTTGATGCATTAGAGTAGTGCCCATTCTCAGTGAGGTTCCAAATTGCCTGGTCATTATTGTTCTGCTTCCCTCTAGGGATGGTATTGATATGTTGAACAATATGGATGGGCAGGAGTTGCTCCAATTTGTTCGTATTCCACTCCTCGTTCCTGAAAAAATGAGAAATAGAAAGCTTACCAGAAATGTTAGTATGATTTACCACTTTTGCAAGTGGTCCTTTACCTGTCCAATTGTCCCACCAGAAACTGCAGCTGCCTGTGTTAATCTTCCAAATGATATTTTGTCCAGCAATGTCTCTCCCATGAAGAAGAGCTTTCCAGGAGTGGGAGTTGCCAGGACCGATAGCCTTTTTAACAGGATAAGACCTACTATAGTATTTAGCTCTTAGGTAGTCTGCCCATAATGAGGGCCAAGTTCTGAACCTCCATCATCTCTTAATATTGCAAATTTCATTGATGTCTTCCATTCTTCTAATTTTGATTACACCCTACTCCTTAGGTACACAAAGGTTTTTCCAAGAGCTCCaatgaaatttatttttgttATCAATGGAACCCCAAAGGAATCTTGCAAATTGCTTTTCAATCAGTTTGAGCGTAGCTTTTGGAGGGTTCATGACTGAGAGGGTGTATAAGGGGAGGGATTGTAACACATTCTTGATAATAACCACTTTACCTCCGTATGATAACAATCTTCCTTGCCAACCACTGATTCTTTTAACAATTTTAGAGAACATCTCTTCAAAGTAACAAATCTTCTTCCTTCCAATGTAGATAGGGCATCCTAGATAATTGATAAGAAACTGTTTATCCATGAACGTAGTAACTTCTCTAATTCTGTTGATTCTCCTAGCTTTGGTATTTGGAGCAGCTATAAAGAAGCTTTTGTTTGCATTGAGCTTCTAGCCCGATGCCCTTTCATATTTGTGAATCTGTTTcataattgtcacacctcctttttacatacccgcgagggtacaagggagttttttccaattaaaggacaatcgaaacgggatttgttgtttatttcagagtcgccacttgggagatttagggtgtcccaagtcaccaatttaatcccgaatcgaggaaaagaatgactccatattacagtctaagcaccagaaatccggataaggaattctgttaacctgggagaaggtgttaggcattcccgagttccgtggttctagcacggtcgctcaactctcatattcggcttgattatctgattttatacaaatatgaacttatgtgcaaattttaactcttgaccgcttttattattatattttacgagaattgcaacgtcgtgaaaacatatctcgaaccacgttacatcaatgcacccgtggtcgttgacatatctcgactcggttgagatttggatttgggtcacataaatgtgcacccgagttaaggaaaataaattattaaaggcgcgcctaaagcaactagcgtattgttattttggggaagggcCGTAAAatttcgctaaacggcctgtcctcgaattctaagtattttaatatatacatttagagggccccgcagcttgtgcattttttgtttgtcgaggctcgtctcattcattattaaaaagaatttgcaacgtcatggaaatgcatctcagaccacgtcacaatcaatgtacccgtgattagagacacatttcgatttcgttgagatttggatttgggtcacataaatgtgcacccgagtttaaggagataacattattaaatacgcgcctaaagtgactagcgtatcattattttgggaaggccgtggaattttgctaaacggtccatcccgaagtctaagcaattttaaaacaaatatttactgagggccccgcgatttttatatttttcggcgaggctcatcccatttttatttttgaggataaacctacagtaactatattttttctattaagtttgtctctaaaaacaaaagaaaatacctcgattaattacatgctgaaaaggtgtaacttattagttattagtttacggctgaCACAAATGAGAAATTGCAGCAGAGTTTGTACAAAGAGGgattgctttcattctatattctattatttaacaaaactgaaacatgagattgacgcacaataatatcgaagcagattatttttttttggatgaaGAAATTAGACGTATGCGACCTTATTTATTGACGGGCATACACATGAGGTTCAGTTAATGATTCCTTACATACTTGACACTAAAAAAAGAACGAAACAACTGAAACCGAACATATCTAACTTAGTATGATATTGCTATATGTTTAACTACacgattttttctttttgctataACCCAGATTGCCTAGTATGTCTTCGAAATATTCATTACCTACTGATGAATTAAGGTGAAGCCAATGTGATTACTGCATTCGTTTCAACAGACCCTATGTGAAACCATTGTTGGCCGAGTATCATTACTATCCAACTAGCTTCTTTCTGATTTACATACAACGATAGATTACCAGACCAAACTTCTTATGGACTGAAAACTGTTTCATTACATAGTTTGAAAACCAAACTTTACATGTTAAACACACAAATATTCTAAACTACAAACAGCAGAATAACGGTAACTATGCTAATGTTTGGACTGCAATACTTCTTATGCTCTTATTCAGCTCCAAACTCATCATTACGTCAGTGAAtttagaatgtgtacctggatgtttggacaataagaaggagaagaagaaaagtatCAACAGCAGGCAAccagacaacaacaacaaccagcaaCAATGTCACCAATAGTCCACAAACAACCAACAGCAATTTCAACAATGATAAAACCCACAGGTGGTCGAGCACCTAACAAgcaatcccagaaacagagtagTAAAACAGCCGAGAAAACCAAAATATTCAATGCAATAGCAAGAACAGTTCAATAGTCACAAAAACTCggcaaataaccaacaacaaccTCAAATGGAACTAAAACCAGAACCAGCTAACAACATATAGATGTCCAGAATAGTAGTAATCCCGCAAAGAAAATCAGAATA is a genomic window containing:
- the LOC107799425 gene encoding putrescine N-methyltransferase 3 — protein: MEVISTNTNGSTIFKNGAIPMNGYQNGTSKHQNGHQNGTSEHRNGHQNGISEHQNGHQNGTSEHQNGHQNGTISHDNGNELQLLGSSNSIKPGWFSEFSALWPGEAFSLKVEKLLFQGKSDYQDVMLFESATYGKVLTLDGAIQHTENGGFPYTEMIVHLPLGSIPNPKKVLIIGGGIGFTLFEMLRYPTIEKIDIVEIDDVVVDVSRKFFPYLAANFSDPRVTLVLGDGAAFVKAAQAGYYDAIIVDSSDPIGPAKDLFERPFFEAVAKALRPGGVVCTQAESIWLHMHIIKQIIANCRQVFKGSVNYAWTTVPTYPTGVIGYMLCSTEGPEVDFKNPVNPIDKETTQVKSKLAPLKFYNSDIHKAAFILPSFARSMIES